From the Arctopsyche grandis isolate Sample6627 chromosome 11, ASM5162203v2, whole genome shotgun sequence genome, one window contains:
- the LOC143918857 gene encoding aminopeptidase N-like isoform X2: MHTIETSSFEPTAFNDFHQRPSIDQPSVCSSHFRSLTTTSTPERTRPKNLSRGDSTMFTINSRQEFLPGEPNGGAMRYKRHGGIFIRKWVAVALVFAVIALVTAVGLLVYYYAPGRSVKTPASDELTWEVKTTTAKNIDEKSMRLPNQVVPSFYRLKIKPNFTNFTFEGKVSITLSTQLSNVKYITLHSRNLEILNGSTLIEQNIVTAPTISIDTILSKVRRATESDGPKPQAVNGVLSLNNSATTINDTSQISNSNLIGTTPKATNSIEILKPNSTGIVQKDEMSIRNEPQVLTQMKNNFIKIIHMEKNPSLDRLSFMLDTSLKSNTSYTLEINFMGKIDNSLNGFYRSAYKDIDNSTKVMGLTHFEPTAARKAFPCFDEPGFKAKFEISIARNKTMNALSNMPLQSEEADEKENIMWSHFERSVPMSTYLVAFVISEFESITANALPNQDNKYQIKIWTRKEMLPQTQYAAEIAPKLLKFYEEYFGLPYSLPKLDLIAIPNFAVGAMENWGLVTFQETSLLLDPNVSSIKLKKNIATVIAHELAHQWFGNLVTMKWWNDLWLNEGFATYMEYIGVNAIEPSWSMLDQFGLDRMNVLGLDSLQSTRPVSAPVNDDSLINQLFDDISYMKAASLLRMLSHILTPELFQDGLVKYMKEWQFKNAKQNDLWKAFSSVAGNTKLPPKVSVANFMDSWTLQAGYPVIDVTRHYENGTATVTQKRFYLYQPPKDDSNTLWHIPISFAVGNTKADSWNTTPNAWLEKTPRTIVLLPDGSNSTWIYFNIKAIGYYRVNYDYKNWKLLEYGLYDAPDEFPPVTRGQLLDDAFSLAQAGQLNYTVALDLTKYMIDTEKKLIPWYATLTNLQLLYMGLQRSSKYGYFQEYISRLVMPALKTFGYEPMSNDTTQETMLREQLVYWACLVEEQECLDWAQNYFTRWVNQTNPDQNNPIPSINRVTVYTTVLRMGGVKEFDFLFERFTNSNDAEVRNEIIVSLSSTRTTWKLYFLFEYSLTEMETDLTALVWSGIDSYISSTVAFSFVIENWDRIYAKYSKIEPQVFLYIIDGAFGNIATDQELFQFKKFIQDNKEDLAIVSMAIQKNLERAMHRINWAKTKMEDIERWLVKFSETKTTSVNEFSTLYGEYGSLKEMSQNFGEYLHTLIDDKKALESSIFMG, encoded by the exons ATGCACACAATAGAAACAAGCAGTTTTGAGCCGACTGCTTTTAACGACTTTCACCAAAGGCCGTCCATAGATCAACCATCGGTGTGCAGCAGTCATTTCAGATCTCTCACGACCACTTCAACTCCAGAAAGAACACGACCAAAGAATTTATCTAGAGGAG ATTCTACAATGTTTACGATTAATAGTAGACAAGAATTTCTTCCTGGCGAACCGAATGGTGGTGCTATGAGATATAAAAGACACGGTGGAATATTCATCCGTAAATGGGTAGCCGTTGCATTAGTCTTCGCCGTGATAGCGCTAGTCACAGCCGTCGGACTTTTGGTGTATTATTATGCACCAGGAAGAAGC gtaAAGACACCAGCCTCAGATGAACTAACGTGGGAAGTCAAAACAACAACAGCTAAAAATATAGATGAAAAGTCTATGCGTCTGCCAAATCAAGTTGTACCTAGTTTTTACAGGTTGAAAATAAAAcctaattttacaaatttcactTTCGAAGGTAAAGTTTCCATAACACTATCGACACAGCTGTCGAATGTCAAATACATAACACTGCATAGTAGAAATTTGGAAATTCTGAACGGGTCCACTCTGATAGAACAAAATATTGTAACTGCTCCAACTATCTCGATAGACACAATCTTGAGTAAGGTGAGAAGGGCGACAGAATCCGATGGACCTAAGCCTCAAGCTGTAAATGGTGTTCTGTCACTCAATAATTCTGCAACGACAATAAATGATACATcacaaatttcaaattcaaatttgatcGGTACAACTCCAAAAGCCACCAATAGTATAGAAATACTTAAACCGAATTCAACAGGAATCGTACaaaaagatgaaatgtctaTAAGAAATGAACCACAAGTCTTGACTCAAATGAagaacaattttattaaaattatacacatgGAGAAAAATCCATCGCTCGATAGACTATCCTTTATGTTAGATACTAGTCTAAAATCGAACACAAGTTATACATTAGAAATCAATTTCATGGGAAAAATTGACAATTCGCTGAACGGTTTTTATAGAAGCGCCTACAAAGATATCGACAACTCAACCAA AGTAATGGGACTCACTCATTTTGAGCCCACGGCTGCTAGGAAAGCATTCCCGTGTTTTGATGAACCAGGATTCAAAGCCAAGTTTGAAATAAGTATTGCTAGGAACAAAACTATGAATGCTTTATCAAATATGCCTCTGCAGTCTGAAGAAGCAGA tgaaaaagaaaatataatgtgGAGCCATTTTGAGCGTTCAGTGCCAATGTCTACTTATTTGGTCGCATTTGTAATATCAGAATTTGAATCGATCACAGCAAATGCCCTCCCAAATCAGGATAATaagtatcaaataaaaatttggaCTAGAAAAGAAATGTTACCACAAACACAATACGCCGCAGAGATTGCTCCGAAGCTGTTGAAATTCTACGAGGAATACTTTGGTCTGCCATACTCACTGCCAAAACTTGATTTGATCGCTATTCCTAATTTTGCTGTCGGTGCAATGGAGAATTGGGGACTTGTCACATTCCA agAAACAAGTCTACTTCTCGACCCAAATGTGTCATCTATTAAGCTTAAGAAAAATATAGCCACAGTTATAGCGCACGAATTGGCACATCAATGGTTTGGTAATTTAGTCACCATGAAATGGTGGAATGATCTTTGGCTCAACGAAGGATTTGCGACTTATATGGAATACATCGGCGTAAATGCA attgaacCAAGTTGGAGTATGTTGGATCAGTTCGGTTTAGACAGAATGAATGTCTTAGGGTTAGATAGTCTTCAATCTACAAGACCGGTATCAGCACCAGTCAACGACGATTCGCTAATAAATCAACTGTTTGATGACATTTCTTACATGAAag CTGCCAGCTTGTTGAGAATGCTCAGCCATATTCTGACACCGGAATTGTTCCAAGACGGCTTAGTTAAATATATGAAAGAATG GCAATTCAAGAACGCCAAGCAGAACGATCTGTGGAAAGCATTCTCATCCGTGGCAGGAAATACAAAACTACCACCAAAAGTGTCGGTCGCCAATTTTATGGATTCTTGGACATTGCAAGCCGGCTATCCAGTCATTGACGTTACTAGACATTACGAAAATGGAACAGCAACCGTTACACAa AAACGATTCTATTTATACCAACCGCCAAAAGACGATTCGAATACATTATGGCACATTCCAATTTCTTTCGCAGTAGGAAATACAAAAGCAGATAGTTGGAATACGACTCCAAATGCATGGCTAGAAAAAACTCCCCGTACCATAGTATTATTACCTGACGGATCGAACAGCACTTGGATCTACTTCAATATCAAAGCAATTG GCTACTACAGAGTTAATTACGATTATAAAAATTGGAAATTACTAGAATACGGTCTGTATGATGCACCAGATGAATTTCCACCAGTGACAAGAGGTCAATTATTAGACGATGCTTTCAGTCTAGCACAAGCTGGACAGCTTAATTACACAGTAGCATTAGATCTCACCAAGTATATGATagacactgaaaaaaaattgattccgTGGTATGCAACTCTTACAAATTTGCAGTTATTGTATATGGGTTTGCAAAGAAGCAGTAAATATGGTTATTTTcag gaatatatttcaagattAGTGATGCCGGCTCTCAAAACGTTCGGTTATGAACCAATGTCGAATGACACCACTCAGGAAACTATGCTGAGAGAACAATTGGTATATTGGGCATGCTTGGTTGAAGAACAAGAATGTCTCGATTGGGCTCAGAATTATTTCACACGATGGGTCAACCAGACTAATCCAGATCAAAACAATcc AATTCCAAGTATCAATAGAGTGACCGTTTACACAACTGTTCTACGAATGGGAGGTGTAAAAGAATTTGATTTTCTATTTGAAAGATTTACAAACTCCAATGACGCCGAAGTGCGGAATGAAATAATCGTTTCACTTTCAAGTACAAGAACCACATGGAAATTATACTT ccTGTTTGAATATTCTTTGACTGAAATGGAAACTGACTTAACCGCTTTGGTGTGGAGTGGAATCGATAGCTATATATCATCAACAGTGGCCTTCAGTTTCGTTATTGAAAATTGGGATCGCATATATGCCAAATATTCTAAGATTGAGCCGCAAgtatttctttatataatagACGGAGCATTTGGTAACATAGCAACAGATCAGGAATTGTTTCAG tttAAGAAATTTATTCAAGACAATAAAGAGGATCTAGCAATAGTTTCAATGgccatacaaaaaaatttagaacGAGCGATGCATAGAATTAACTGGGCCAAAACTAAAATGGAGGATATAGAAAGATGGCTGGTAAAATTCAGCGAAACAAAAACGACTTCAGTTAACGAATTTAGCACTCTGTACG gtGAATACGGATCTCTGAAGGAAATGTCACAAAATTTTGGTGAATATCTTCACACGTTAATCGATGATAAAAAAGCACTAGAATCATCAATATTTATGGGATGA
- the LOC143918857 gene encoding aminopeptidase N-like isoform X4: MHTIETSSFEPTAFNDFHQRPSIDQPSVCSSHFRSLTTTSTPERTRPKNLSRGDSTMFTINSRQEFLPGEPNGGAMRYKRHGGIFIRKWVAVALVFAVIALVTAVGLLVYYYAPGRSVVKTPASDELTWEVKTTTAKNIDEKSMRLPNQVVPSFYRLKIKPNFTNFTFEGKVSITLSTQLSNVKYITLHSRNLEILNGSTLIEQNIVTAPTISIDTILSKVRRATESDGPKPQAVNGVLSLNNSATTINDTSQISNSNLIGTTPKATNSIEILKPNSTGIVQKDEMSIRNEPQVLTQMKNNFIKIIHMEKNPSLDRLSFMLDTSLKSNTSYTLEINFMGKIDNSLNGFYRSAYKDIDNSTKVMGLTHFEPTAARKAFPCFDEPGFKAKFEISIARNKTMNALSNMPLQSEEADEKENIMWSHFERSVPMSTYLVAFVISEFESITANALPNQDNKYQIKIWTRKEMLPQTQYAAEIAPKLLKFYEEYFGLPYSLPKLDLIAIPNFAVGAMENWGLVTFQETSLLLDPNVSSIKLKKNIATVIAHELAHQWFGNLVTMKWWNDLWLNEGFATYMEYIGVNAIEPSWSMLDQFGLDRMNVLGLDSLQSTRPVSAPVNDDSLINQLFDDISYMKAASLLRMLSHILTPELFQDGLVKYMKEWQFKNAKQNDLWKAFSSVAGNTKLPPKVSVANFMDSWTLQAGYPVIDVTRHYENGTATVTQKRFYLYQPPKDDSNTLWHIPISFAVGNTKADSWNTTPNAWLEKTPRTIVLLPDGSNSTWIYFNIKAIGYYRVNYDYKNWKLLEYGLYDAPDEFPPVTRGQLLDDAFSLAQAGQLNYTVALDLTKYMIDTEKKLIPWYATLTNLQLLYMGLQRSSKYGYFQEYISRLVMPALKTFGYEPMSNDTTQETMLREQLVYWACLVEEQECLDWAQNYFTRWVNQTNPDQNNPIPSINRVTVYTTVLRMGGVKEFDFLFERFTNSNDAEVRNEIIVSLSSTRTTWKLYFLFEYSLTEMETDLTALVWSGIDSYISSTVAFSFVIENWDRIYAKYSKIEPQVFLYIIDGAFGNIATDQELFQFKKFIQDNKEDLAIVSMAIQKNLERAMHRINWAKTKMEDIERWLVKFSETKTTSVNTDL; encoded by the exons ATGCACACAATAGAAACAAGCAGTTTTGAGCCGACTGCTTTTAACGACTTTCACCAAAGGCCGTCCATAGATCAACCATCGGTGTGCAGCAGTCATTTCAGATCTCTCACGACCACTTCAACTCCAGAAAGAACACGACCAAAGAATTTATCTAGAGGAG ATTCTACAATGTTTACGATTAATAGTAGACAAGAATTTCTTCCTGGCGAACCGAATGGTGGTGCTATGAGATATAAAAGACACGGTGGAATATTCATCCGTAAATGGGTAGCCGTTGCATTAGTCTTCGCCGTGATAGCGCTAGTCACAGCCGTCGGACTTTTGGTGTATTATTATGCACCAGGAAGAAGCGTG gtaAAGACACCAGCCTCAGATGAACTAACGTGGGAAGTCAAAACAACAACAGCTAAAAATATAGATGAAAAGTCTATGCGTCTGCCAAATCAAGTTGTACCTAGTTTTTACAGGTTGAAAATAAAAcctaattttacaaatttcactTTCGAAGGTAAAGTTTCCATAACACTATCGACACAGCTGTCGAATGTCAAATACATAACACTGCATAGTAGAAATTTGGAAATTCTGAACGGGTCCACTCTGATAGAACAAAATATTGTAACTGCTCCAACTATCTCGATAGACACAATCTTGAGTAAGGTGAGAAGGGCGACAGAATCCGATGGACCTAAGCCTCAAGCTGTAAATGGTGTTCTGTCACTCAATAATTCTGCAACGACAATAAATGATACATcacaaatttcaaattcaaatttgatcGGTACAACTCCAAAAGCCACCAATAGTATAGAAATACTTAAACCGAATTCAACAGGAATCGTACaaaaagatgaaatgtctaTAAGAAATGAACCACAAGTCTTGACTCAAATGAagaacaattttattaaaattatacacatgGAGAAAAATCCATCGCTCGATAGACTATCCTTTATGTTAGATACTAGTCTAAAATCGAACACAAGTTATACATTAGAAATCAATTTCATGGGAAAAATTGACAATTCGCTGAACGGTTTTTATAGAAGCGCCTACAAAGATATCGACAACTCAACCAA AGTAATGGGACTCACTCATTTTGAGCCCACGGCTGCTAGGAAAGCATTCCCGTGTTTTGATGAACCAGGATTCAAAGCCAAGTTTGAAATAAGTATTGCTAGGAACAAAACTATGAATGCTTTATCAAATATGCCTCTGCAGTCTGAAGAAGCAGA tgaaaaagaaaatataatgtgGAGCCATTTTGAGCGTTCAGTGCCAATGTCTACTTATTTGGTCGCATTTGTAATATCAGAATTTGAATCGATCACAGCAAATGCCCTCCCAAATCAGGATAATaagtatcaaataaaaatttggaCTAGAAAAGAAATGTTACCACAAACACAATACGCCGCAGAGATTGCTCCGAAGCTGTTGAAATTCTACGAGGAATACTTTGGTCTGCCATACTCACTGCCAAAACTTGATTTGATCGCTATTCCTAATTTTGCTGTCGGTGCAATGGAGAATTGGGGACTTGTCACATTCCA agAAACAAGTCTACTTCTCGACCCAAATGTGTCATCTATTAAGCTTAAGAAAAATATAGCCACAGTTATAGCGCACGAATTGGCACATCAATGGTTTGGTAATTTAGTCACCATGAAATGGTGGAATGATCTTTGGCTCAACGAAGGATTTGCGACTTATATGGAATACATCGGCGTAAATGCA attgaacCAAGTTGGAGTATGTTGGATCAGTTCGGTTTAGACAGAATGAATGTCTTAGGGTTAGATAGTCTTCAATCTACAAGACCGGTATCAGCACCAGTCAACGACGATTCGCTAATAAATCAACTGTTTGATGACATTTCTTACATGAAag CTGCCAGCTTGTTGAGAATGCTCAGCCATATTCTGACACCGGAATTGTTCCAAGACGGCTTAGTTAAATATATGAAAGAATG GCAATTCAAGAACGCCAAGCAGAACGATCTGTGGAAAGCATTCTCATCCGTGGCAGGAAATACAAAACTACCACCAAAAGTGTCGGTCGCCAATTTTATGGATTCTTGGACATTGCAAGCCGGCTATCCAGTCATTGACGTTACTAGACATTACGAAAATGGAACAGCAACCGTTACACAa AAACGATTCTATTTATACCAACCGCCAAAAGACGATTCGAATACATTATGGCACATTCCAATTTCTTTCGCAGTAGGAAATACAAAAGCAGATAGTTGGAATACGACTCCAAATGCATGGCTAGAAAAAACTCCCCGTACCATAGTATTATTACCTGACGGATCGAACAGCACTTGGATCTACTTCAATATCAAAGCAATTG GCTACTACAGAGTTAATTACGATTATAAAAATTGGAAATTACTAGAATACGGTCTGTATGATGCACCAGATGAATTTCCACCAGTGACAAGAGGTCAATTATTAGACGATGCTTTCAGTCTAGCACAAGCTGGACAGCTTAATTACACAGTAGCATTAGATCTCACCAAGTATATGATagacactgaaaaaaaattgattccgTGGTATGCAACTCTTACAAATTTGCAGTTATTGTATATGGGTTTGCAAAGAAGCAGTAAATATGGTTATTTTcag gaatatatttcaagattAGTGATGCCGGCTCTCAAAACGTTCGGTTATGAACCAATGTCGAATGACACCACTCAGGAAACTATGCTGAGAGAACAATTGGTATATTGGGCATGCTTGGTTGAAGAACAAGAATGTCTCGATTGGGCTCAGAATTATTTCACACGATGGGTCAACCAGACTAATCCAGATCAAAACAATcc AATTCCAAGTATCAATAGAGTGACCGTTTACACAACTGTTCTACGAATGGGAGGTGTAAAAGAATTTGATTTTCTATTTGAAAGATTTACAAACTCCAATGACGCCGAAGTGCGGAATGAAATAATCGTTTCACTTTCAAGTACAAGAACCACATGGAAATTATACTT ccTGTTTGAATATTCTTTGACTGAAATGGAAACTGACTTAACCGCTTTGGTGTGGAGTGGAATCGATAGCTATATATCATCAACAGTGGCCTTCAGTTTCGTTATTGAAAATTGGGATCGCATATATGCCAAATATTCTAAGATTGAGCCGCAAgtatttctttatataatagACGGAGCATTTGGTAACATAGCAACAGATCAGGAATTGTTTCAG tttAAGAAATTTATTCAAGACAATAAAGAGGATCTAGCAATAGTTTCAATGgccatacaaaaaaatttagaacGAGCGATGCATAGAATTAACTGGGCCAAAACTAAAATGGAGGATATAGAAAGATGGCTGGTAAAATTCAGCGAAACAAAAACGACTTCA gtGAATACGGATCTCTGA
- the LOC143918857 gene encoding aminopeptidase N-like isoform X1: MHTIETSSFEPTAFNDFHQRPSIDQPSVCSSHFRSLTTTSTPERTRPKNLSRGDSTMFTINSRQEFLPGEPNGGAMRYKRHGGIFIRKWVAVALVFAVIALVTAVGLLVYYYAPGRSVVKTPASDELTWEVKTTTAKNIDEKSMRLPNQVVPSFYRLKIKPNFTNFTFEGKVSITLSTQLSNVKYITLHSRNLEILNGSTLIEQNIVTAPTISIDTILSKVRRATESDGPKPQAVNGVLSLNNSATTINDTSQISNSNLIGTTPKATNSIEILKPNSTGIVQKDEMSIRNEPQVLTQMKNNFIKIIHMEKNPSLDRLSFMLDTSLKSNTSYTLEINFMGKIDNSLNGFYRSAYKDIDNSTKVMGLTHFEPTAARKAFPCFDEPGFKAKFEISIARNKTMNALSNMPLQSEEADEKENIMWSHFERSVPMSTYLVAFVISEFESITANALPNQDNKYQIKIWTRKEMLPQTQYAAEIAPKLLKFYEEYFGLPYSLPKLDLIAIPNFAVGAMENWGLVTFQETSLLLDPNVSSIKLKKNIATVIAHELAHQWFGNLVTMKWWNDLWLNEGFATYMEYIGVNAIEPSWSMLDQFGLDRMNVLGLDSLQSTRPVSAPVNDDSLINQLFDDISYMKAASLLRMLSHILTPELFQDGLVKYMKEWQFKNAKQNDLWKAFSSVAGNTKLPPKVSVANFMDSWTLQAGYPVIDVTRHYENGTATVTQKRFYLYQPPKDDSNTLWHIPISFAVGNTKADSWNTTPNAWLEKTPRTIVLLPDGSNSTWIYFNIKAIGYYRVNYDYKNWKLLEYGLYDAPDEFPPVTRGQLLDDAFSLAQAGQLNYTVALDLTKYMIDTEKKLIPWYATLTNLQLLYMGLQRSSKYGYFQEYISRLVMPALKTFGYEPMSNDTTQETMLREQLVYWACLVEEQECLDWAQNYFTRWVNQTNPDQNNPIPSINRVTVYTTVLRMGGVKEFDFLFERFTNSNDAEVRNEIIVSLSSTRTTWKLYFLFEYSLTEMETDLTALVWSGIDSYISSTVAFSFVIENWDRIYAKYSKIEPQVFLYIIDGAFGNIATDQELFQFKKFIQDNKEDLAIVSMAIQKNLERAMHRINWAKTKMEDIERWLVKFSETKTTSVNEFSTLYGEYGSLKEMSQNFGEYLHTLIDDKKALESSIFMG; the protein is encoded by the exons ATGCACACAATAGAAACAAGCAGTTTTGAGCCGACTGCTTTTAACGACTTTCACCAAAGGCCGTCCATAGATCAACCATCGGTGTGCAGCAGTCATTTCAGATCTCTCACGACCACTTCAACTCCAGAAAGAACACGACCAAAGAATTTATCTAGAGGAG ATTCTACAATGTTTACGATTAATAGTAGACAAGAATTTCTTCCTGGCGAACCGAATGGTGGTGCTATGAGATATAAAAGACACGGTGGAATATTCATCCGTAAATGGGTAGCCGTTGCATTAGTCTTCGCCGTGATAGCGCTAGTCACAGCCGTCGGACTTTTGGTGTATTATTATGCACCAGGAAGAAGCGTG gtaAAGACACCAGCCTCAGATGAACTAACGTGGGAAGTCAAAACAACAACAGCTAAAAATATAGATGAAAAGTCTATGCGTCTGCCAAATCAAGTTGTACCTAGTTTTTACAGGTTGAAAATAAAAcctaattttacaaatttcactTTCGAAGGTAAAGTTTCCATAACACTATCGACACAGCTGTCGAATGTCAAATACATAACACTGCATAGTAGAAATTTGGAAATTCTGAACGGGTCCACTCTGATAGAACAAAATATTGTAACTGCTCCAACTATCTCGATAGACACAATCTTGAGTAAGGTGAGAAGGGCGACAGAATCCGATGGACCTAAGCCTCAAGCTGTAAATGGTGTTCTGTCACTCAATAATTCTGCAACGACAATAAATGATACATcacaaatttcaaattcaaatttgatcGGTACAACTCCAAAAGCCACCAATAGTATAGAAATACTTAAACCGAATTCAACAGGAATCGTACaaaaagatgaaatgtctaTAAGAAATGAACCACAAGTCTTGACTCAAATGAagaacaattttattaaaattatacacatgGAGAAAAATCCATCGCTCGATAGACTATCCTTTATGTTAGATACTAGTCTAAAATCGAACACAAGTTATACATTAGAAATCAATTTCATGGGAAAAATTGACAATTCGCTGAACGGTTTTTATAGAAGCGCCTACAAAGATATCGACAACTCAACCAA AGTAATGGGACTCACTCATTTTGAGCCCACGGCTGCTAGGAAAGCATTCCCGTGTTTTGATGAACCAGGATTCAAAGCCAAGTTTGAAATAAGTATTGCTAGGAACAAAACTATGAATGCTTTATCAAATATGCCTCTGCAGTCTGAAGAAGCAGA tgaaaaagaaaatataatgtgGAGCCATTTTGAGCGTTCAGTGCCAATGTCTACTTATTTGGTCGCATTTGTAATATCAGAATTTGAATCGATCACAGCAAATGCCCTCCCAAATCAGGATAATaagtatcaaataaaaatttggaCTAGAAAAGAAATGTTACCACAAACACAATACGCCGCAGAGATTGCTCCGAAGCTGTTGAAATTCTACGAGGAATACTTTGGTCTGCCATACTCACTGCCAAAACTTGATTTGATCGCTATTCCTAATTTTGCTGTCGGTGCAATGGAGAATTGGGGACTTGTCACATTCCA agAAACAAGTCTACTTCTCGACCCAAATGTGTCATCTATTAAGCTTAAGAAAAATATAGCCACAGTTATAGCGCACGAATTGGCACATCAATGGTTTGGTAATTTAGTCACCATGAAATGGTGGAATGATCTTTGGCTCAACGAAGGATTTGCGACTTATATGGAATACATCGGCGTAAATGCA attgaacCAAGTTGGAGTATGTTGGATCAGTTCGGTTTAGACAGAATGAATGTCTTAGGGTTAGATAGTCTTCAATCTACAAGACCGGTATCAGCACCAGTCAACGACGATTCGCTAATAAATCAACTGTTTGATGACATTTCTTACATGAAag CTGCCAGCTTGTTGAGAATGCTCAGCCATATTCTGACACCGGAATTGTTCCAAGACGGCTTAGTTAAATATATGAAAGAATG GCAATTCAAGAACGCCAAGCAGAACGATCTGTGGAAAGCATTCTCATCCGTGGCAGGAAATACAAAACTACCACCAAAAGTGTCGGTCGCCAATTTTATGGATTCTTGGACATTGCAAGCCGGCTATCCAGTCATTGACGTTACTAGACATTACGAAAATGGAACAGCAACCGTTACACAa AAACGATTCTATTTATACCAACCGCCAAAAGACGATTCGAATACATTATGGCACATTCCAATTTCTTTCGCAGTAGGAAATACAAAAGCAGATAGTTGGAATACGACTCCAAATGCATGGCTAGAAAAAACTCCCCGTACCATAGTATTATTACCTGACGGATCGAACAGCACTTGGATCTACTTCAATATCAAAGCAATTG GCTACTACAGAGTTAATTACGATTATAAAAATTGGAAATTACTAGAATACGGTCTGTATGATGCACCAGATGAATTTCCACCAGTGACAAGAGGTCAATTATTAGACGATGCTTTCAGTCTAGCACAAGCTGGACAGCTTAATTACACAGTAGCATTAGATCTCACCAAGTATATGATagacactgaaaaaaaattgattccgTGGTATGCAACTCTTACAAATTTGCAGTTATTGTATATGGGTTTGCAAAGAAGCAGTAAATATGGTTATTTTcag gaatatatttcaagattAGTGATGCCGGCTCTCAAAACGTTCGGTTATGAACCAATGTCGAATGACACCACTCAGGAAACTATGCTGAGAGAACAATTGGTATATTGGGCATGCTTGGTTGAAGAACAAGAATGTCTCGATTGGGCTCAGAATTATTTCACACGATGGGTCAACCAGACTAATCCAGATCAAAACAATcc AATTCCAAGTATCAATAGAGTGACCGTTTACACAACTGTTCTACGAATGGGAGGTGTAAAAGAATTTGATTTTCTATTTGAAAGATTTACAAACTCCAATGACGCCGAAGTGCGGAATGAAATAATCGTTTCACTTTCAAGTACAAGAACCACATGGAAATTATACTT ccTGTTTGAATATTCTTTGACTGAAATGGAAACTGACTTAACCGCTTTGGTGTGGAGTGGAATCGATAGCTATATATCATCAACAGTGGCCTTCAGTTTCGTTATTGAAAATTGGGATCGCATATATGCCAAATATTCTAAGATTGAGCCGCAAgtatttctttatataatagACGGAGCATTTGGTAACATAGCAACAGATCAGGAATTGTTTCAG tttAAGAAATTTATTCAAGACAATAAAGAGGATCTAGCAATAGTTTCAATGgccatacaaaaaaatttagaacGAGCGATGCATAGAATTAACTGGGCCAAAACTAAAATGGAGGATATAGAAAGATGGCTGGTAAAATTCAGCGAAACAAAAACGACTTCAGTTAACGAATTTAGCACTCTGTACG gtGAATACGGATCTCTGAAGGAAATGTCACAAAATTTTGGTGAATATCTTCACACGTTAATCGATGATAAAAAAGCACTAGAATCATCAATATTTATGGGATGA